A stretch of Methanobrevibacter sp. YE315 DNA encodes these proteins:
- a CDS encoding CDP-glycerol glycerophosphotransferase family protein: MGLIDKLHNFKDCYESSKIYDAYYNQCIDQKRVYLESRNGNDFTGNIFRIAEELSKGEYGHYKIYVFANEEVKAKIIEFQKNYNLNIRKIITDEYEACKILERAKYIVTDSGIRPKFIKKKGQIMVNTWHGTPLKLMGFENPPEQPNIGIIQRSLLNSDYLIYPNDYMKEVMLNAYMIEKIYPGEILLEGYPRNTVFLNPDLKDEFKKRLSLEDKEIFVYMPTFKGTVSDRKDEEQKDDVTGFLKEIDMKLKENQILFVKFHPYNQSKIDFSAFSHIREFPKGYETYDILNMADVLVTDYSSVFFDFANTARKIILFNYDEEDYMSYRGTYIPLDELPFPKVQTVDDLISQLNSPKEYDDEQFKREFCKYERVDACQRLCRKIFNEQDTCNVERIDNDNPNILIFGGSLMKNGITSSLMNLLENVDRKNYNYFITFKSWDKYIKENHEDIFENMVEDVEFLPISYNYMPTVSEKMDLNKFVTATADLECSDDLKRLFKRTFENQFKALDFEAVIDFDGYNNDVSTIFANCGLNNSIFVHNDMLQEIEMRNKHSINILKYIYNQFGHVCVVSPDLVKSTGKIKGNDENIKIVHNIYNYRTIQDRAAEDLKLDETTSVYPDEDSLYDILNSDCKKFITIGRFSPEKGHERLLKAFDEFADEHSEVKLIIIGGHGDLYEHTLDIVNDMRHRQNVCIVKSISNPMPILAKCDLFIVSSFYEGWPIVIMEADSLDIPIVATDIVGTQWMKEYGGHIVEDSQQGILKGLNDFMNEKIDLLTIDAEEYNADAVNEFYSLFKR; encoded by the coding sequence ATGGGCCTAATCGATAAACTTCATAATTTTAAAGATTGTTATGAAAGTTCTAAAATTTATGATGCTTATTATAATCAATGTATTGACCAAAAAAGAGTATACTTAGAGTCAAGAAACGGTAATGACTTTACCGGAAACATTTTTAGAATTGCTGAAGAGTTATCTAAAGGCGAATATGGCCACTATAAGATATATGTTTTTGCAAATGAAGAAGTAAAGGCCAAAATAATTGAATTCCAGAAAAACTATAATCTGAATATACGCAAAATCATCACCGATGAGTATGAAGCATGCAAGATTCTTGAAAGGGCAAAGTATATTGTCACCGATTCAGGCATAAGACCTAAATTCATCAAAAAGAAAGGTCAAATCATGGTCAACACCTGGCATGGAACCCCATTGAAACTGATGGGTTTCGAAAATCCTCCGGAGCAGCCTAATATTGGAATAATACAAAGATCCCTTCTGAACAGTGATTATCTGATATATCCCAATGATTACATGAAAGAAGTAATGCTTAATGCATATATGATTGAAAAGATCTATCCCGGCGAAATCCTGCTTGAAGGATATCCGAGAAACACAGTATTTTTAAATCCGGACCTGAAAGATGAATTCAAGAAAAGATTGTCCCTTGAAGATAAGGAGATATTCGTTTACATGCCCACCTTCAAAGGAACTGTAAGCGATAGAAAGGATGAAGAGCAAAAGGACGATGTGACAGGTTTTCTAAAAGAAATTGACATGAAACTGAAAGAAAATCAAATCCTTTTTGTAAAGTTCCATCCCTATAACCAGTCAAAAATTGACTTTTCAGCATTTTCACATATCAGAGAATTTCCTAAAGGCTATGAAACATATGACATACTGAACATGGCTGATGTGTTGGTTACTGATTATTCAAGCGTATTTTTCGATTTTGCAAATACTGCTCGCAAGATTATTCTATTTAATTATGATGAAGAGGATTATATGTCCTATAGGGGAACATATATCCCACTTGATGAACTGCCGTTTCCTAAGGTGCAGACTGTCGATGATTTAATCAGTCAGCTGAACAGTCCTAAGGAATATGATGATGAGCAGTTCAAACGTGAATTCTGTAAATATGAACGCGTTGATGCCTGCCAACGTCTCTGCAGGAAAATATTCAATGAACAGGACACATGCAATGTCGAAAGGATTGACAATGACAACCCGAACATTCTGATTTTTGGCGGAAGCCTTATGAAAAATGGTATCACATCTTCCCTGATGAATCTGCTTGAGAATGTGGACCGGAAAAACTATAACTATTTCATCACGTTCAAGTCCTGGGATAAATATATAAAGGAAAACCATGAGGATATCTTTGAAAATATGGTTGAGGATGTTGAATTCCTTCCGATAAGCTATAATTATATGCCTACCGTATCTGAAAAGATGGATTTGAACAAATTTGTTACTGCAACTGCAGATTTGGAGTGCAGCGATGATCTTAAAAGATTGTTCAAGAGAACCTTTGAGAATCAGTTTAAAGCTCTTGACTTTGAAGCGGTAATCGATTTTGACGGTTACAATAATGACGTTTCAACAATATTTGCCAATTGTGGCTTGAACAATTCAATATTCGTGCATAATGATATGCTTCAGGAAATAGAGATGAGAAATAAGCACAGCATAAATATTTTGAAGTATATCTATAATCAATTTGGTCATGTGTGCGTCGTATCCCCGGATCTGGTTAAATCGACTGGCAAAATAAAGGGAAATGATGAAAACATCAAAATCGTCCACAACATATACAATTACAGGACAATACAGGACAGGGCCGCAGAGGATTTAAAACTGGACGAGACAACATCAGTCTATCCGGATGAGGATTCATTATATGATATCCTAAACAGCGATTGTAAAAAGTTCATCACAATTGGCCGTTTTTCACCTGAAAAGGGTCATGAACGCCTTCTCAAGGCATTTGATGAATTTGCAGATGAGCATAGTGAAGTAAAACTGATAATTATCGGAGGTCATGGAGACCTGTATGAACATACATTGGACATAGTAAATGATATGAGGCACAGGCAAAACGTATGCATTGTTAAAAGCATTTCTAACCCAATGCCGATTTTGGCGAAATGCGATTTGTTTATCGTTTCATCATTCTATGAAGGCTGGCCGATAGTAATAATGGAAGCGGATTCCCTAGATATTCCGATTGTTGCAACCGATATTGTCGGAACCCAATGGATGAAGGAATATGGAGGACATATTGTTGAAGATTCACAGCAAGGAATTCTCAAAGGACTGAACGATTTCATGAATGAAAAAATTGACCTCCTCACAATAGATGCTGAAGAATATAATGCTGATGCAGTAAATGAATTTTATTCACTTTTTAAGAGATGA